The DNA sequence GCGCGGGCGGTACGGCAACGATCGCCAGGTCGACCCGGCCCAGGGGCGGCTCGTCCGTGCCGGCGCCGAGCGCGGCGGCGGTGCGGGCGGAGGAGGCGTCGTGGTCGACGAGGTGCACGTGTACGCCCCGGGCGGCCAGCGCGAGGGCGGCGGAGGTGCCGACGAGCCCGGTTCCGATGACGAGGGCGGTTCTCACTGGGCGATGTCCTTGCGCAGGGCGGCGGTGGCGCCGAGGTAGACGTGGCTGATCTCGGCGCGCGGGAGATAGGTCTCGACGTGCACGAGGATACGGACGACCCGGGGCATGGCCCCGTCGATGTCCAGCTCCTGGGCGCAGATCAGGGGTACGTCGACGATCCCGAGGCCGCGCGCGGCGGCGGCGGGGAAGTCGCTGTGCAGGTCCGGAGTGGCGGTGAACCAGATGCTGATCAGGTCGTCGGCGACGAGTCCGTTCCGGTCCAGGACGGCCGTCAGCAGTTCACCGACCCGCTGGTCCATGTGCCCGGCCTCGTCCCGGTCCAGCTGGACGGCGCCCCGGACCGCTCGTACCGCCACGTCGCACTCCTCGCTCTTCGCTGAATCGTCCGCGCCTCCGGCCCGGCGCTCCGTGGCGCGGCCGAGTGCTCGTCCCAGCCTAGGTCCTGTCGTCGGACTGCCGGACGCCACGCGGCAGACGGCAGTCTGACGACAGGACCTGGATCGGCCGCGGCGTGCCGGGGCACGGCGTTCCGTCCGTGAGACGGGCGGTGACGTGCACGGGACGCCCGGGGTGCGGGGCCGGGAGCGGCCAGGGCCGTCAGGGCCTCGGACGCCACCCGGGCGGGCGCACGGTCCGCCCGGTTGCTTCGCCCGGGGGCCCGCCGCCCCCACGATGGCCAGCACCCACCGCACGAGAGCCCTGAGCGAAGGAGAGCCCATGAACGCACGGCGAAGGACGGTGCTGGCCGCGGGTGCGGCGGGCGCCGCCGCCCTGGCCACCGGCTGCGGATCGTCCGGCGGGAACGACGGGGACGACGACGGGGACACGAGCGGCACGAGCGGTACGCCCACCGCGTCGGCGGATCCGACGGGCGGGGCGACGGACGGGGCGTCGCCGGACGCGCCGGGCGGCGTGGAGCTGGCCAGGACCGAGGACATCCCGGTCGGCGGCGGCACCGTCATCAAGGAGCACAAGGTGGTGGTGACCCAGCCGGAAGAGGGCGAGTTCAGGGCGTTCTCCGCCGTCTGCACCCACGCGAGCTGCCTGGTCTCGACGGTGAGCGACGGCACGATCAACTGTCCCTGCCACGGCAGCAAGTACAGCATCACGGACGCGGCGGTCGAGGCCGGCCCGGCGACCCGGCCGCTGCCCGCCGAGCGGATCACCGTATCGGGGGGCGCGATCCGGCTGGCCTGAGCCGGGACCGGTAGCCTCGCGGCCATGATCACCACCGCCGACGAGGCACTCGTACGCGATCACACGGTCTACGCCTGCGTGATGGGCTCGCGCGCGTTCGGGCTGGCCACGGAGGACAGCGATACGGACCGGCGCGGGGTGTTCCTCGCGCCCACCCCGCTGTTCTGGCGCTTCGAGAAGCCGCCGACACATGTGGAGGGCCCCGCGCCGGAGCAGTTCTCCTGGGAGCTGGAACGCTTCTGCGAGCTGGCGCTGCGCGCCAACCCGAACGTGCTGGAGTGCCTGCACTCCCCGCTGGTGGAGTCCGTGGACGACACGGGCCGCGAGCTGCTGGCGCTGCGCGGGGCGTTCCTGTCGCGGCTCGCGCACGGCACGTTCGTCCGGTACGCGCTGGGCCAGCGGAGGAAGCTGGAGGCCGACGTACGGGTCCACGGCGCGCCGCGCTGGAAGCACGCGATGCATCTGCTGCGGCTGCTGGCGAGCTCCCGGGACCTGCTGCGTACGGGCGAGCTGCGCGTCGACGTCGGCGAGGCCCGTGGGGAGCTGCTGGCGGTGAAGCGGGGCGAGGTGCCCTGGCCGGAGGTGGAGCGCCGGATGAACCGCCTCGGCGAGGAGAACGACGAGGCGGCGACCGGCTCCCCGCTGCCGCCGGAACCCGACCGGGCGGCCGTGGAGGACTTCCTCGTCCGGACCCGGCGGGCTTCGGCCGACCGCACGACGGGCCGAGCCGGGCTCACACCGTCCGGGGACCGCCCGACGCGGCCGTGAGTTCGGCCAGCTTCTGGAATTCGCCCAGGTCGTAGTTGGTCAGGGCGGAGTCCAGGTTGGTCAGCGCCCCCAGGTGCTCGATGAACCCCTGGGGGTCGTACTCGATCTGCAGGGCGACGCGGCTCGACGTGTCGTCGAGCCGGTGGAAGGTGACTACCCCCGCGTGGTGGACTCCCTCGGTCGTCTTCCAGGCGATGCGGTCCTCGGGGACCACCTCGGTGAGTTCCGCGACGAAGTGCTTCTCCGCGCCGGGCAGCGAGAGCTGCCAGGCGAAGCGCCGCTCGTCGATCGGATCGACGCGCTGGACGTGGCTGAGGAACCTCGGCCACTGGGTGACCTCGCTCCACAGGGACCAGGCGACAGCCACGGGCGCCTCGATGTCGACGGTCTCGACGAGTGAGGAGGACACGGACAACCACCGAACCTTCGTACGGGAACAGGTCCGCCCTCTCGTACCCGATCACCCTCCGCTCACTCGGCGAGGATCCGACGAGGTCCCGACGGCGACTCGACGGCGATCCGACGGCGACCCGACGGCGACCCGACGGCGAAACGATGACGCGCGCGGCGGCCGGTGCGGCTCAGGAGTCCCAGAGCGCGGCGAGGGAGAGCAGGTCGCTGCGGTACTCGATGCGCTCCGACCATTCCTTGGGCCAGGCCGCCGCGCCCAGATGCGCCCCGGCCAGCGCTCCGGTCAGGCAGGCGATCGAATCGGAGTCGCCCCGTGTGCAGGCGGCCCGGCGCAGGGCGGTGACGGGCTCCTCGGGGAACAGCAGGAAGCAGTGCAGGGCGGAGGCGAGGGCTTCCTCGGCGACCCAGCCGTCCCCGGTCCGCTCGCACGGGTCGGTCTCCGGCGACGGATCGCGCAGCGCCTCCTGGACCGTCGCGAGCGCGGTCAGGCACTCGTCCCAGCCGCGCTGGATGTACGCCTGCGGGGTGGCGTCGCCCGCGTGGCGCCAGAGGTCGCCTAGCCAGCGAGTGTGGTAGCGGCCCCGGTTCTCGTAGGCGTAACTGCGCAACCGCCCGATCAGCCCGAGGGGTTCGGCGCCCTGGGCGAGCAGGAACACCGCGCGGGCCAGCAGGTCGGAGGCGGCCAGGGCGGTGGGGTGGCCGTGGGTGAGGGCGGCCTGGAGCTGGGCGGCCCCGGCGCGCTGCTCCTCGCTGAGGCCGGGGACCAGGCCGACGGGGGCGACCCGCATGTTGGCGCCGCAGCCCTTGGAGTGCGTCTGGCTGGCCTCCTGCCAGAGCCGGGTGTGTTCGAGCAGGCGGCAGGCGGTGAGGCAGGTGTTGCCCGGGGCCCGGTTGTTGTCCGGTGAGTGGTACCAGGCGACGAACTCCGCGCGGACCGGGTCCACCAGCCGTTCGGGGGTGAGCAGCCCGCTGTCCATGGCGGTGCGGATGCCCCGGCCCAGGGCGATCGTCATCTGGGTGTCGTCGGAGACGATGGCGGGCTTCAGGAGGGGGATCTGCCGCCAGGGGCCGAACTTGGCGAGGATGCCGGGCACGTCGTTGAACTCGGTGGGGAAGCCCAGGGCGTCGCCGAGCGCGAGCCCGGTCAGCGCGCCGGTGGCCGCCTGTTTGGTGAGGGGCGGGGTGGTGATGGTCATCGGTGTCGTCCTTCCGAGGTCGCGTACGACGGGTCCGCGGGTGCGTCCGGTCGCGGCGGGCGCAGGAGTGGCGGGTGCAGGGCGGTGGCGTCGCCCGCCCGGTAGAGGGCGGCGGGTTTGCCCCGGCCGCCGGTGCGGCGCGGCGGGCCGCCGACCGGCTGGACGAAGCCCGGCGCGCTGAGCACCTTGCGCCGGAAGTTGGGGCGGTCCAGCTCGACGCCCCAGACGGTCTCGTAGACCTGCTGGAGCTCGCCGAGGGTGAACTCGGCGGGACAGAACGCGGTGGCCAGGCAGCTGTATTCGAGCTTGGCGCCGATCCGGTCGTGGGCGTCGGCGAGGATCCGGTCGTGGTCGAAGGCCAGCGGTCCGGTGGCACCCGCCTCCCACCACCGGGCGCTCGCCGCGTCGCCGCCGCCGCGCGGTTCGGGCAGGTCCGGCAGGAGCGCGGCGTACGCGACGGAGACGACCCGCATCCTCGGGTCGCGGTCCGGGGCGGTGTACGTCCGCAGCTGTTCGAGGTGGAGGGCGCCGAC is a window from the Streptomyces sp. MMBL 11-1 genome containing:
- the aroH gene encoding chorismate mutase, whose amino-acid sequence is MAVRAVRGAVQLDRDEAGHMDQRVGELLTAVLDRNGLVADDLISIWFTATPDLHSDFPAAAARGLGIVDVPLICAQELDIDGAMPRVVRILVHVETYLPRAEISHVYLGATAALRKDIAQ
- a CDS encoding Rieske (2Fe-2S) protein, producing MNARRRTVLAAGAAGAAALATGCGSSGGNDGDDDGDTSGTSGTPTASADPTGGATDGASPDAPGGVELARTEDIPVGGGTVIKEHKVVVTQPEEGEFRAFSAVCTHASCLVSTVSDGTINCPCHGSKYSITDAAVEAGPATRPLPAERITVSGGAIRLA
- a CDS encoding nucleotidyltransferase domain-containing protein, whose product is MITTADEALVRDHTVYACVMGSRAFGLATEDSDTDRRGVFLAPTPLFWRFEKPPTHVEGPAPEQFSWELERFCELALRANPNVLECLHSPLVESVDDTGRELLALRGAFLSRLAHGTFVRYALGQRRKLEADVRVHGAPRWKHAMHLLRLLASSRDLLRTGELRVDVGEARGELLAVKRGEVPWPEVERRMNRLGEENDEAATGSPLPPEPDRAAVEDFLVRTRRASADRTTGRAGLTPSGDRPTRP
- a CDS encoding SRPBCC family protein; protein product: MSSSLVETVDIEAPVAVAWSLWSEVTQWPRFLSHVQRVDPIDERRFAWQLSLPGAEKHFVAELTEVVPEDRIAWKTTEGVHHAGVVTFHRLDDTSSRVALQIEYDPQGFIEHLGALTNLDSALTNYDLGEFQKLAELTAASGGPRTV
- a CDS encoding ADP-ribosylglycohydrolase family protein; translation: MTITTPPLTKQAATGALTGLALGDALGFPTEFNDVPGILAKFGPWRQIPLLKPAIVSDDTQMTIALGRGIRTAMDSGLLTPERLVDPVRAEFVAWYHSPDNNRAPGNTCLTACRLLEHTRLWQEASQTHSKGCGANMRVAPVGLVPGLSEEQRAGAAQLQAALTHGHPTALAASDLLARAVFLLAQGAEPLGLIGRLRSYAYENRGRYHTRWLGDLWRHAGDATPQAYIQRGWDECLTALATVQEALRDPSPETDPCERTGDGWVAEEALASALHCFLLFPEEPVTALRRAACTRGDSDSIACLTGALAGAHLGAAAWPKEWSERIEYRSDLLSLAALWDS
- a CDS encoding NUDIX hydrolase gives rise to the protein MSTPAPEGYDPHAFAPFAVTVDLAVFTVREARLHVLLVERGQEPFRGRWALPGGFLLPRESAEDAARRELAEETGLGPDTVGALHLEQLRTYTAPDRDPRMRVVSVAYAALLPDLPEPRGGGDAASARWWEAGATGPLAFDHDRILADAHDRIGAKLEYSCLATAFCPAEFTLGELQQVYETVWGVELDRPNFRRKVLSAPGFVQPVGGPPRRTGGRGKPAALYRAGDATALHPPLLRPPRPDAPADPSYATSEGRHR